In Magallana gigas chromosome 1, xbMagGiga1.1, whole genome shotgun sequence, the sequence tgatttcaatataaacatataaaaattcTTATCAATACTGGTATCATTTAATGTAATATTAACCGACTGCTGATTGAAACAAAAACcaatattgttcaaaatgaaattataacatatttcaacagcACTTTAATATagtaatacattgtatataatttatgaCAAGCGCTCGTAGATTTGAGGTTTATGGTCTCTTAGCTCTTGGTATTCAGTTCTTGTGACGTCACTATTAGAAACATTCGGCCGGTCGTCACATTGGGGTTCTTGTACATCGACTGTTTGGCTCTGTTTTGGCTGCCTTCTCCTAGATGTAAGatttcattcaataaaataaaatattactgtGGTTTTTTTCTATGCTTAGCATGTCTGCATAATTACACAGTATGAAAACGATATTTACCTTGTAACCGCAATATATGTAGATAATGTTCCAATGATGATAAACGAGAGGCAAACTGTACCAATAAGACCGACAATAATAAATGTCCATGGTTTCAAATCGTCAGCAAATGAGGATATTGATGATACTAAAAATGTAATCCACAGTCTTAAaactaaatttgttttcattcgtGTACATAGTATTTTGATCAAACACATGTCAATGACATATATCAAACGTTTGTAGAAAATGGCCCCTACCATTTCGTTCCTCGCAAAAATATCCCTTCCAACCCGAGATACAACCGTGATCACACAAACCATTGACGTTATTACAACCATTGCATGTGTCCATACATTTCTCTGCACAGTTTTCTCCAAAATATCCTTGTGGGCAagctaaaaaaatataaaaattatctatctatatttcatctatttttaaaaattatctatctatctatctatctatctatctatctatctatctatctaaaaACAAGACAAGCACTTACTTTTGTTACACATTTCTCCTTTATAACCAGGATCACATCCCGTCAAGCACGTCCCGGTCATGTGAAAACAGTAGTTTAGGTCACGGCAACGGCCACAGTTTTCACTGCATCCTAATCCGTACAATCCTCTATCGCAAGctaaaaaaagtgaaaaaaaaccccaagaaCCCTATTAATCGAATTAACATAAAAACATTATTCTTATTGATCATTAAgttaatttttgaataaaatatttacgtGTTTTGCACAAATTGCCCTGAAAACCTGCATCACATCCGTTTAAACATGTCCCGTTAGTATGTAAACAAAGGTTAAGGTCCCGACAATTGCCACACGTTTCTTCGCAATCAACACCATAAGACCCGTTATTGCAAGCTGTTTAAAGGAATTATCAAGAAATAAATCGAGAAAAAATTGATGTTAAGTCTCATTTAGCTAGTACAACAAATCCACACTGGTTGCTGTTATTTATAA encodes:
- the LOC105342720 gene encoding uncharacterized protein — translated: MDVAFVCAVLNVFVCLGRTYENVALNKPAWQSHPYNGKPWGAERAVDGHKSNLSEAGGQCTISWGEREAEWRVDLGSVYRIHHIFIQHRTDNMKWNMVNGYTSRFLGFSLYISNTTNKNDGVLCYKDTLYTKATIPNPINITCEKYVSGRIVIYYNNRTDSPFPHGYSTQAFNDLCEVEVYSCPYGFFGEECSEKCHPTCKNCNIFNGFCNFGCNPGWEGDFCHKACNNGSYGVDCEETCGNCRDLNLCLHTNGTCLNGCDAGFQGNLCKTPCDRGLYGLGCSENCGRCRDLNYCFHMTGTCLTGCDPGYKGEMCNKTCPQGYFGENCAEKCMDTCNGCNNVNGLCDHGCISGWKGYFCEERNVSSISSFADDLKPWTFIIVGLIGTVCLSFIIIGTLSTYIAVTRRRQPKQSQTVDVQEPQCDDRPNVSNSDVTRTEYQELRDHKPQIYERLS